From Dermochelys coriacea isolate rDerCor1 chromosome 23, rDerCor1.pri.v4, whole genome shotgun sequence, one genomic window encodes:
- the FAM120C gene encoding constitutive coactivator of PPAR-gamma-like protein 2 isoform X4: MGVQGFQEFVEKRCPGAVVPVDLLKLARAAGVRGGPSYCSLAGYLQPQPGPYPPPLATHSQHAPGLAANSQHAPGLAANSQHAPELASVAHSQHAPGLATVAAHSQHAPGLAAHSQHAPGLATVVAHSQHAPGLTSAYPARLLVDADSALQRLYGGYQTDWVCGGQWNAMVGYLAALSQACLYQGGLELAVIFNGGLGKERLPEWGRKAQAERQTAQLIAGHVGNKGTPPPRAWFLPPACLGHCVRLAMIRFRVKVFQSLEDHHLEVVSFFRERGFHGLLAHDSEFALASLPCYFSAHALKLSWNGKSLTTNQFLMHQVAKQLGLKVSSFPIFAALLGNHILPDEDLAAFHWSLLGPDHPLASLKVASRPLALPCSSLVRAHQLVLPPCDVVIKAVSEYVSAIKDPYNLDAVGRDVFKHSQSRTEDKIERFKKAVNYYSVTAKMPLAPVDPSSFVLPGYGSNHFGGAAPAQRSPVGSLPMGKPMFPHHLGPKMQFQPPAPPSSSSSAASFPPGPSASLLFSSHPLADMPPFNEDPILKGGEFNSWPSAYDAKFPHHYRGPKPSPSSGPASSPSSSSDGEEHNGGSANHVSEVLQPKSGWEGPGAEKLSRGWGQAGGSGDTDGPLAGPEPSIPSLLSMATRNHMDITTPPLPPVAPEVLRVAEHRHRRGLMYPSIYHVLTKGEIKLPVCIEDECNTELPPAAILFRGARQHIYGVLFGVAENQRRVQRLAIRRRIPTEVPPVIIKEWAAYKGKSPQTPELVSALAFREWTCPNLRKLWLGKAVEDKNRRMRAFLACLRADTPGMLNPANVPTHLLLMCCVLRYMIQWPGGRILHRHELDVFLAQAVSSQLYEPDHLQELKIEKLDARGVQLAALFMSGVDTALFANDACGQPVPWEHCCPWIYFDGKLFQSKLIKATRDRAPLIDLCDGQVSTPSRLRGASWRSLAWSLASGRAVSPRGGGAPLGCRWCLSGGQARDAVETGLENSPKETRN; this comes from the exons ATGGGGGTCCAGGGCTTCCAGGAGTTCGTGGAGAAGCGCTGCCCGGGTGCCGTGGTGCCCGTTGACCTGCTCAAGCTGGCCCGGGCGGCGGGAGTCCGTGGGGGGCCCTCCTACTGCAGCTTGGCCGGCTACCTCCAGCCGCAGCCCGGGCCTTACCCGCCGCCTCTCGCGACCCACTCCCAGCATGCTCCGGGGCTGGCGGCTAACTCCCAGCATGCTCCGGGGCTGGCGGCTAACTCCCAGCATGCTCCGGAGCTGGCGTCGGTAGCTCACTCGCAGCATGCTCCGGGGCTGGCGACGGTGGCGGCCCACTCCCAGCATGCTCCGGGGCTGGCGGCCCACTCCCAGCATGCTCCGGGGCTGGCGACGGTGGTGGCCCACTCCCAGCATGCTCCGGGGCTGACGTCGGCCTACCCGGCCCGGCTGCTGGTGGACGCGGACTCGGCCCTACAGCGGCTGTATGGTGGCTACCAGACAGACTGGGTGTGCGGTGGCCAGTGGAATGCCATGGTGGGCTACCTGGCGGCCCTGTCCCAGGCCTGCCTCTACCAGGGCGGGCTGGAGCTGGCAGTCATCTTCAACGGCGGGCTGGGCAAGGAACGGCTGCCCGAATGGGGCCGCAAGGCCCAGGCCGAGCGGCAGACGGCCCAGCTCATCGCTGGCCATGTGGGTAACAAGGGCACGCCGCCCCCCCGCGCCTGgttcctgccccctgcctgcctggggcACTGTGTCCGCCTGGCCATGATCCGCTTCCGGGTCAAG GTCTTCCAGAGCCTGGAGGACCATCACCTGGAGGTGGTGTCCTTCTTCCGGGAGCGTGGCTTCCACGGGCTGCTGGCCCATGACTCGGAGTTCGCCCTGGCCAGCCTGCCTTGCTACTTCAGCGCCCACGCCCTGAAGCTGAGCTGGAATGGCAAGAGCCTCACCACCAATCAGTTCCTCATGCACCAGGTGGCCAAGCAGCTGGGCCTGAAGGTCTCCAGCTTCCCCATCTTCGCCGCCCTGCTgg GTAACCACATCCTCCCGGACGAGGACCTGGCTGCTTTCCACTGGAGCTTGCTGGGGCCAGACCACCCATTGGCATCACTCAAGGTAGCCTCAcggcccctggctctgccctgcagcagcctg GTCCGAGCCCACCAGTTGGTGTTGCCCCCCTGCGATGTGGTGATCAAGGCTGTCTCGGAGTATGTCAGCGCCATCAAAGACCCCTACAACCTGGATGCCGTGGGGAGAGATGTCTTCAAACATTCTCAG TCCAGGACGGAGGATAAGATCGAGCGCTTCAAGAAAGCCGTGAACTATTATTCGGTGACTGCCAAGATGCCACTGGCTCCTGTGGACCCATCCTCGTTTGTAC TGCCAGGCTATGGATCCAACCACTTCGGAGGAGCAGCCCCTGCGCAGCGCAGCCCGGTGGGATCCCTCCCCATGGGGAAGCCAATG ttcCCCCACCACCTAGGGCCAAAGATGCAGttccagccgccagccccaccctcctcctcctcctcggccGCCTCCTTCCCCCCAGGCCCCAGCGCCAGCCTCCTCTTCTCCTCACACCCGCTCGCAGACATGCCCCCCTTTAACGAGGACCCCATCCTGAAGGGCGGCGAGTTCAACAGCTGGCCCAGCGCCTACGATGCCAAGTTCCCCCACCACTACCGGGGCCCCAAGCCCTCCCCTTCCTCCGGgccagcctcctccccctcctcctcctccgatgGCGAAGAGCACAACGGGGGCAGTGCCAA CCACGTCTCCGAGGTGCTGCAGCCCAAGTCTGGCTGGGAGGGGCCCGGTGCCGAGAAGCTGagccggggctgggggcaggcggggggctcCGGCGACACTGACGGGCCCCTGGCTGGGCCCGAGCCCTCCATCCCCTCGCTGCTTTCCATGGCCACCCGCAACCACATGGACATAACCACCCCCCCGTTGCCCCCTGTCGCCCCCGAGGTCCTGCGGGTGGCTGAGCACCGGCACCGACGCGGCCTCATGTACCCCTCCATCTACCATGTTCTTACCAAG GGCGAGATCAAGCTCCCGGTGTGCATCGAAGATGAGTGTAATACTGAGTTGCCTCCAGCTGCCATCCTCTTCCGTGGCGCCCGCCAGCATATCTATGGGGTACTGTTCGGCGTGGCTGAGAACCAGCGCCGGGTGCAGCGCCTGGCCATCCGCCGCCGCATCCCCACAGAAG TGCCGCCTGTGATCATCAAGGAGTGGGCGGCGTACAAGGGGAAGTCCCCGCAGACGCCAGAGCTGGTCTCGGCCCTGGCCTTCCGCGAGTGGACCTGCCCCAACCTGCGGAAGCTGTGGCTGGGGAAGGCGGTGGAGGACAAGAACCGGCGCATGAGGGCCTTCCTGGCCTGCCTGCGGGCCGACACGCCCGGCATGTTGAACCCCGCCAACGTACCCACGCACCTGCTGCTGATGTGCTGTGTGCTACg TTACATGATCCAGTGGCCCGGAGGGAGGATCCTTCATAGGCACGAGCTGGACGTGTTCCTGGCTCAGGCGGTTTCTTCTCAGCTCTACGAGCCGGATCATCTGCAAGAGCTGAAG ATCGAGAAGCTGGATGCCCGGGGCGTGCAACTGGCAGCCCTTTTCATGAGCGGAGTAGATACAGCTCTCTTTGCCAACGACGCTTGTGGGCAGCCGGTGCCCTGGGAACACTGCTGCCCCTGGATCTACTTCGATGGCAAACTCTTCCAGAGCAAGCTCATCAAAGCCACCCGTGACAGGGCTCCCCTCATTGATCTGTGTGACGGACAG